One window of the Catharus ustulatus isolate bCatUst1 unplaced genomic scaffold, bCatUst1.pri.v2 scaffold_95_arrow_ctg1, whole genome shotgun sequence genome contains the following:
- the LOC117011572 gene encoding inositol 1,4,5-trisphosphate receptor-interacting protein-like 1, whose product MEVRAKQLECERIRLEQEVEQLTLKQVQLMELLQLLAVAVLVFLVMVLWLMGCKRSQRREVHNGENNGANEEEVRDGDANEEVDVGNAEEDYAIQEEDGNVAANGEDDIENEVVNEAANAGNNDHALAVYEAGTDFDDDLGRIVMERIQWSVQELQAGCEWTRNLMDNYTVYFGHVLANSFYPGLQRAIEVGSAFEGWSPCEQDVVYQVLIPMTPPRGHSFHLELDSAEQRHKRNFRVRVQLECTCTKEQQAENVLCFLHHPEEELRSNQDPSLLDTLCTDSYLDVQKTARWFYQLVRAIWPALPQSHNWHLKLLPSTRSCQFQVTNGRERLRIEIFFGVQRGDSDIFVSSQPTEAHTQSITWPETYAVAEAKFFKHIAQQAPPDSLHLKCLQLFTRLLLGFSFSPYTMKTIVMHLLNVVPVSQWRRRDLLNRLLDISKCLRICVLAKRLNHFIVGNRRLPQHIHLPSDVQAAPRYNLFHHLAEEPAAHTQAIYECRLLLQWLKRILLGEQ is encoded by the coding sequence ATGGAAGTGCGTGCAAAGCAGCTGGAATGCGAGAGGATTcggctggagcaggaggtggaGCAGCTCACCCTGAAGCAGGTGCAGCTCATGGAGCTCTTGCAGCTCTTAGCTGTTGCTGTGCTCGTGTTCCTTGTCATGGTCCTGTGGTTGATGGGATGCAAAAGGAGCCAGAGGAGAGAAGTGCACAATGGAGAAAACAATGGTGCAAATGAAGAGGAAGTCAGAGACGGAGATGCAAATGAAGAAGTCGATGTTGGAAATGCAGAAGAAGATTATGCGATTCAGGAGGAAGACGGCAATGTTGCTGCAAATGGAGAAGATGATATTGAAAATGAAGTTGTCAATGAGGCTGCAAATGCAGGAAACAATGATCATGCACTTGCAGTCTATGAAGCAGGGACTGATTTTGACGATGACCTTGGAAGAATTGTTATGGAACGCATACAGTGGTcggtgcaggagctgcaggcgGGCTGTGAGTGGACAAGGAACCTAATGGATAATTACACAGTTTACTTTGGACACGTCTTAGCAAACAGCTTCTACCCAGGCCTGCAACGAGCCATCGAGGTGGGCAGCGCCTTCGAAGGTTGGAGTCCATGTGAGCAGGATGTTGTGTACCAGGTGCTCATACCCATGACTCCTCCCCGAGGCCACAgcttccacctggagctggactctgcagagcagaggcacaaGAGGAACTTCCGTGTCCGTGTGCAGCTGGAGTGCACCTGCAcgaaggagcagcaggctgagaatgtgctgtgcttcctgcaccatcccgaggaggagctgaggagcaaTCAGGATCCCAGCCTCCTAGACACTCTGTGCACCGACTCCTACCTGGATGTGCAGAAAACTGCCCGCTGGTTCTACCAGCTGGTGAGAGCCATCTGGCCAGCTTTGCCTCAGTCACACAATTGGCATTTAAAGCTGCTGCCCTCCACACGTTCCTGCCAATTCCAGGTGACCAACGGTAGAGAAAGACTCAGGATTGAGATATTCTTTGGGGTGCAGAGAGGTGACTCAGACATCTTTGTGAGCAGCCAGCCTACAGAGGCCCACACGCAAAGCATAACCTGGCCTGAGACCTATGCTGTGGCTGAGGCTAAGTTCTTCAAGCACATTGCCCAGCAGGCACCCCCTGACAGTTTGCACCTCAAATGCCTGCAGCTCTTCACCCGTCTTCTGCTGGGCTTCAGCTTTTCCCCCTACACCATGAAGACCATTGTCATGCACCTGCTCAATGTGGTGCCTGTGTCACAGTGGCGCAGGAGAGATTTGCTGAACCGACTGCTGGATATCAGCAAGTGCCTGCGCATATGTGTGCTCGCAAAACGCCTGAACCATTTCATTGTGGGCAACCGGAGGCTGCCTCAGCACATCCATTTACCCTCAGATGTTCAAGCTGCTCCGCGGTACAATCTCTTCCATCACCTGGCAGAGGAACCGGCCGCCCACACCCAGGCGATTTATGAGTGCCGGCTTCTGCTACAGTGGCTCAAAAGAATCCTTCTTGGCGAGCAGTGA